In a single window of the Acinetobacter tibetensis genome:
- a CDS encoding alpha-ketoacid dehydrogenase subunit beta, whose amino-acid sequence MPNKSYRNAIKEAIELEMRRDPSVIVVGEDVRGGHGGKNTDDNKLEGFGGVLGVTKGLWTEFGSERVIDTPITESAIIGMAAGAAATGLRPVADLMFMDFYGVCYDMLYNQAAKFRYMFGGKAKAPLVVRGMIGAGFSAAAQHSQSPYNVFASVPGLKVVVPSSAYDVKGLLIQAIRDDDPVVFCEHKLLYDIKGEVPDEAYTIPFGVANYTREGTDITIIALSLMVHRANEVADKLAKEGISVEVVDPRTISPLDEDGILESVASTGRVVIVDESAARCGFGHDVAALIAQKGFHYLKAPIELVTPPHSPVPFSPVLEKEWLPSVERIEQAVRKTLEA is encoded by the coding sequence ATGCCAAATAAAAGTTATCGAAACGCGATTAAAGAAGCAATTGAATTAGAAATGCGCCGAGACCCAAGTGTCATTGTGGTTGGTGAAGATGTTCGTGGTGGGCATGGTGGTAAAAATACCGATGACAATAAACTGGAAGGTTTTGGCGGTGTACTTGGTGTAACCAAAGGCTTATGGACTGAATTTGGTTCTGAACGAGTCATTGATACCCCTATTACAGAATCTGCGATTATTGGTATGGCGGCAGGTGCTGCTGCAACGGGTTTAAGACCTGTGGCAGATTTAATGTTTATGGATTTTTACGGCGTGTGTTATGACATGCTGTATAACCAAGCGGCTAAATTTCGCTACATGTTTGGTGGCAAAGCCAAAGCGCCACTCGTTGTACGAGGCATGATCGGTGCAGGTTTTTCCGCCGCAGCACAGCATTCTCAGTCACCATATAACGTGTTTGCCTCAGTGCCTGGTTTAAAAGTGGTGGTGCCTTCGAGTGCCTATGATGTGAAAGGGTTGTTGATTCAAGCCATTCGAGATGATGACCCAGTGGTCTTTTGTGAACACAAGTTGTTATACGACATTAAGGGCGAAGTGCCAGATGAGGCCTACACCATTCCTTTTGGTGTCGCAAATTACACCCGGGAAGGCACTGATATTACCATTATTGCCTTAAGCCTGATGGTGCATCGTGCCAATGAAGTTGCTGACAAGCTCGCAAAAGAAGGCATTTCGGTTGAAGTGGTTGACCCTCGAACCATTTCTCCATTAGACGAAGATGGCATTTTAGAGTCAGTGGCTTCAACAGGTCGCGTAGTGATTGTAGACGAATCTGCGGCGCGTTGCGGTTTCGGACATGATGTGGCTGCACTCATTGCACAGAAAGGCTTTCATTATCTTAAAGCACCAATCGAGTTAGTCACTCCACCACACTCACCTGTACCATTTTCCCCAGTATTAGAAAAAGAATGGCTACCAAGTGTAGAACGCATCGAACAGGCTGTACGTAAGACGTTGGAGGCTTAG
- a CDS encoding thiamine pyrophosphate-dependent dehydrogenase E1 component subunit alpha codes for MQLTEEQLLAAYKRMRDIREFEDRLHDENNTGDIPGFIHLYSGEEAVAVGICENLTDKDFITSTHRGHGHCIAKGCDIHAMMLEIFGKDDGLCRGKGGSMHIADLDKGMLGANGIVGGGPPLAIGAALSAKTLKNGGIGLSFTGDGGSNQGLTFEAINMAVVLKLPVIFVFENNGFGEGTAHDYAVGSKDIAGRAAGFGLPAEKVDGTDFFAVYEVAQKAIERARRGEGPSVIETVTNRFYGHFEGDPGLIRSKEELDYVKEHKDPLKIFREKVKGKIDEAKLDAIDAQSKANVDDAVAKARAAKYPEVSQLLTDVYVSY; via the coding sequence ATGCAATTAACGGAAGAGCAATTGCTAGCAGCATACAAAAGAATGCGCGACATTCGTGAATTTGAGGATCGACTTCACGATGAAAACAATACAGGTGATATCCCAGGTTTCATCCATCTCTATAGCGGTGAGGAAGCTGTTGCAGTAGGGATTTGTGAAAATTTAACAGACAAGGACTTCATTACTTCAACGCATCGTGGTCACGGACATTGTATTGCTAAGGGCTGTGACATTCACGCCATGATGCTAGAAATTTTTGGCAAAGATGATGGTTTGTGTCGTGGTAAAGGCGGCTCAATGCACATTGCGGACTTAGATAAAGGCATGTTGGGCGCAAACGGTATTGTGGGTGGTGGCCCACCTTTAGCAATTGGGGCCGCTTTAAGTGCCAAAACACTCAAGAATGGTGGTATCGGTCTATCATTTACGGGTGATGGCGGGTCAAATCAGGGCCTAACTTTTGAAGCCATTAATATGGCTGTGGTGTTAAAGCTTCCTGTCATTTTTGTTTTTGAAAATAACGGCTTTGGTGAAGGTACTGCACATGACTATGCCGTAGGCAGTAAAGACATTGCAGGTCGAGCAGCAGGTTTTGGCTTACCTGCTGAAAAAGTAGATGGAACAGACTTTTTTGCTGTGTATGAAGTTGCACAAAAGGCGATTGAACGTGCCCGTCGTGGTGAAGGCCCGAGTGTAATTGAAACGGTAACCAACCGTTTTTATGGACATTTTGAAGGTGATCCGGGGCTTATCCGTTCCAAAGAAGAACTGGATTATGTCAAAGAACATAAAGACCCATTGAAAATATTCCGTGAAAAAGTCAAAGGCAAAATTGACGAAGCCAAACTGGATGCGATTGATGCCCAGTCTAAAGCCAATGTAGACGATGCCGTTGCAAAAGCACGTGCAGCTAAGTACCCAGAAGTCTCTCAGTTACTTACTGATGTTTACGTCTCTTACTAA
- the lpdA gene encoding dihydrolipoyl dehydrogenase: MSDTQFDLVVIGAGPGGYVAAIRAAQLGLKTAIVEKQHLGGVCLNWGCIPTKALLSGAALAQQFKHAEQFGFTLNAVDFDIQKLVHHSRQVSEQLVQGIGQLLKKNQITVFNAAAQFIAKERLELTDTNGQKQQISAPHIIVATGARAANLPHIPVDGHQVWSYKEALVPEQLPKSLLVIGSGAIGSEFASLYHDLGCQVTLVDIAKQILPSEDIEVAKYVQKQFEQQGMRVLTEATVEKIETDQAQVHCHIETVTGVQIISVEKVLSAIGVKPNAENLGLEALGIEFENGFIKVDSWCKTNVVGVYAIGDVAGAPCLAHKASHEAILCVEKIAGLSHVHALDRTQIPGCIFTHPQVASIGLTEQKAKAAGLNINVGKFPLQANGKALALGDSAGFVKTIFSQETGELLGAHMVGHEVTEHIQGFAIAKYLEATDESLAQVIFPHPTLSEAMHESVLSAMQRAIHI, translated from the coding sequence ATGTCAGATACACAATTTGATCTTGTGGTTATTGGTGCTGGTCCTGGAGGATATGTCGCTGCGATTCGCGCAGCGCAACTGGGATTAAAAACGGCAATCGTTGAAAAACAACACTTAGGAGGAGTGTGTCTTAATTGGGGATGCATTCCAACCAAGGCATTATTGAGCGGGGCTGCGCTTGCGCAGCAGTTCAAACACGCAGAGCAGTTTGGCTTTACGCTTAACGCAGTTGATTTTGACATTCAAAAACTGGTCCATCATAGCAGACAAGTTTCTGAACAACTGGTGCAAGGTATCGGTCAATTATTGAAAAAGAATCAAATCACTGTTTTTAACGCAGCAGCCCAATTTATTGCCAAAGAGCGATTAGAGCTTACAGATACGAATGGTCAAAAACAGCAGATTTCTGCACCGCATATTATTGTAGCAACAGGTGCACGTGCGGCCAATTTGCCTCATATTCCTGTAGATGGTCATCAGGTCTGGAGTTATAAAGAGGCTTTAGTTCCAGAACAATTACCAAAATCTTTACTGGTCATTGGTTCGGGTGCTATAGGCAGTGAGTTTGCAAGCCTATACCATGACTTAGGTTGCCAAGTCACCTTGGTCGATATTGCAAAACAGATTCTCCCTAGCGAAGACATTGAAGTTGCGAAGTATGTACAAAAGCAATTTGAACAACAGGGTATGCGGGTTTTAACCGAAGCGACCGTAGAAAAAATAGAAACTGATCAGGCTCAAGTGCATTGTCATATTGAAACTGTAACAGGTGTGCAAATCATTAGCGTTGAAAAGGTACTTTCAGCTATTGGCGTGAAACCAAATGCTGAAAATCTGGGTCTAGAAGCTTTGGGTATTGAATTTGAGAATGGTTTTATTAAAGTCGACTCATGGTGTAAAACCAATGTTGTGGGCGTTTATGCAATTGGCGATGTCGCAGGCGCACCGTGTTTGGCACACAAAGCCAGTCATGAAGCCATTCTTTGTGTGGAGAAAATTGCAGGCCTAAGTCATGTGCATGCTTTAGATCGTACACAAATTCCAGGCTGTATTTTTACCCATCCTCAAGTGGCCAGTATTGGTTTGACAGAACAAAAAGCGAAAGCTGCGGGCTTGAATATCAATGTGGGGAAGTTCCCTTTACAAGCCAATGGTAAAGCATTGGCTTTGGGCGATAGCGCAGGATTTGTTAAAACCATTTTTAGTCAGGAAACGGGTGAATTGTTGGGTGCTCACATGGTTGGACATGAAGTCACCGAACACATTCAAGGTTTTGCCATCGCAAAATACCTAGAAGCTACGGATGAAAGCTTAGCGCAGGTCATTTTCCCTCA
- a CDS encoding 2-oxo acid dehydrogenase subunit E2, which yields MSEIKTLEIPKWGLSMEEGTIAQWLIQEGTQFSKGQEICEIETTKIVNVLEAPFDGLLRKIIAKDGDTLVVGGVIAICADAQVSDAEVEAFAQSLGGTPAVTENKAVAAVPEKLAVAQAETKVQAAPQQNSVGNGSKAVAQGGYSIPTVLQGYQQSDDIFATPHALKLAEKHNVNLSQITGSGRKGRISVQDVQAAVQAAGGSWPDVRHQASTKAAKSKADDSYVLATPVARRLAKQWGINLHDCRASGSRGRVCKEDVEAVYQRENPIQAQHAEHAHPTESAKFTTVAMNGMRKAIASRLQAAKRNAPHFRLTIDLNVESVQALRQQINSTVPQVKLSINDMLIKAAAAALIKVPQVNVQFDEENQQILQFEQADISVAVAIENGLITPIIKAANRKSLAQISNDMRDLATRAKTGKLAPDEFQGGSFSISNLGMLGIQQFDAIINPPQGAILALGAAEKRAVVENDEIVIRQMVTATLSCDHRVIDGALGAQFLSAFKQFVENPALILV from the coding sequence ATGAGCGAAATTAAAACCTTAGAAATCCCAAAATGGGGTTTGTCCATGGAAGAGGGTACGATTGCCCAATGGCTGATTCAGGAAGGTACGCAATTTAGTAAAGGACAGGAAATTTGTGAAATTGAAACCACAAAAATCGTCAATGTTCTGGAAGCACCTTTCGATGGCTTGCTACGAAAAATTATTGCTAAAGATGGTGACACGCTGGTCGTAGGTGGGGTGATTGCAATTTGTGCAGACGCTCAAGTTTCCGATGCAGAAGTCGAAGCATTTGCACAGTCCTTAGGTGGAACACCTGCTGTAACTGAAAATAAAGCGGTAGCAGCGGTTCCTGAAAAATTAGCTGTGGCTCAAGCTGAAACCAAAGTACAAGCTGCTCCTCAACAGAACAGTGTTGGTAATGGATCAAAAGCTGTCGCTCAGGGCGGATATTCAATTCCTACTGTGTTACAAGGCTACCAACAAAGCGATGATATTTTTGCAACGCCACATGCCTTGAAATTGGCTGAAAAACATAATGTAAACTTGTCTCAGATTACTGGTTCTGGACGTAAAGGTCGTATTAGTGTTCAAGATGTTCAGGCCGCAGTTCAAGCTGCTGGTGGTTCTTGGCCAGATGTACGTCATCAAGCCAGTACAAAAGCCGCGAAATCTAAAGCAGATGATAGTTATGTTCTAGCAACACCTGTTGCCCGCCGTTTGGCCAAACAATGGGGCATTAATTTGCATGATTGTCGTGCATCGGGTTCACGTGGACGAGTCTGTAAGGAAGATGTTGAAGCCGTATATCAACGGGAAAACCCTATACAAGCTCAACATGCTGAGCATGCGCATCCAACAGAGTCCGCAAAATTTACTACCGTTGCTATGAATGGTATGCGTAAAGCAATCGCTTCACGGCTACAAGCAGCAAAACGCAATGCACCACATTTTCGCTTAACGATAGACTTAAATGTTGAGTCAGTTCAGGCTTTGCGTCAGCAAATTAACAGTACCGTACCGCAAGTAAAGCTGTCCATTAACGATATGCTGATTAAAGCTGCTGCTGCCGCACTGATCAAAGTTCCACAGGTTAATGTTCAATTTGATGAAGAAAATCAGCAGATTTTACAGTTTGAACAGGCTGATATTTCGGTTGCTGTGGCCATCGAAAACGGACTGATCACGCCAATTATTAAAGCAGCGAACCGTAAATCTTTGGCGCAAATTTCCAATGATATGCGTGATCTTGCGACACGTGCCAAAACTGGAAAATTAGCACCTGATGAGTTTCAAGGCGGCAGTTTCAGTATTTCCAATTTGGGAATGCTGGGTATTCAACAGTTTGATGCCATTATTAACCCACCTCAAGGTGCAATTCTGGCCCTAGGTGCAGCAGAGAAACGTGCTGTCGTCGAAAATGATGAGATTGTTATTCGTCAAATGGTGACAGCAACATTGTCTTGTGATCATCGTGTCATTGATGGTGCGTTGGGTGCTCAATTCTTATCGGCATTTAAGCAGTTTGTCGAAAATCCTGCATTAATTTTGGTGTAG